One genomic region from Quercus robur chromosome 4, dhQueRobu3.1, whole genome shotgun sequence encodes:
- the LOC126720937 gene encoding acetyl-CoA acetyltransferase, cytosolic 1, with product MAPAAAAASSDSIKPRDVCIVGIARTPMGGFLGSLSSLPATKLGSIAIEAALKRANIDPSLVQEVIFGNVLSANLGQAPARQAALGAGIPNSVVATTVNKVCASGMKATMLAAQSIQLGINDVVVAGGMESMSNAPKYFAEARKGSRYGHDSLVDGMLKDGLWDVYNDCAMGTCAELCADKHTVTREEQDDFAVQSFERSIAAQNSGAFAWEIVPVEVSGGRGKPSTTVDKDEGLGRFDAAKLRKLRPSFKESGGSVTAGNASSISDGAAALVLVSGETVLKLGLEVIAKISGYADAAQAPEFFTTAPSLAIPKAISNAGLEASQIDFYEINEAFAVVALANQKLLGLNPEKVNVHGGAVSLGHPLGCSGARILVTLLGVLKQKNGKYGVGGVCNGGGGASALVLELV from the exons ATGGCtccagcagcagcagcagcatcTTCAGATTCAATTAAGCCTAGAG aTGTTTGCATTGTTGGCATTGCACGTACACCAATGGGTGGATTTCTAGGTTCTCTTTCATCTTTACCTGCCACCAAGCTTGGATCTATAGCTATTGAAG CGGCTCTTAAAAGAGCAAATATCGATCCATCACTTGTACAAGAAGTAATCTTCGGCAACGTTCTCAGTGCAAATTTAGGGCAGGCTCCTGCCAGACAAGCTGCATTGGGTGCAGGAATACCTAATTCAGTGGTCGCTACCACTGTTAACAAAGTTTGTGCATCAGGGATGAAAG CAACAATGCTTGCAGCACAGAGTATCCAGTTGGGAATCAATGACGTTGTTGTGGCTGGTGGCATGGAAAGCATGTCCAATGCTCCTAAGTACTTCGCAGAAGCAAG GAAGGGATCTCGCTATGGACATGATTCTCTTGTTGATGGAATGCTGAAAGATGGTTTGTGGGATGTCTATAATGATTGTGCCATGGGAACTTGTGCTGAACTATGTGCAGATAAACATACAGTAACAAGGGAGGAGCAG GATGACTTTGCTGTTCAGAGCTTTGAGCGCAGTATTGCTGCCCAAAACAGTGGTGCCTTTGCATGGGAAATAGTTCCG GTTGAAGTTTCTGGGGGAAGGGGAAAACCATCAACAACTGTTGACAAGGATGAAGGTCTAGGAAGG TTTGATGCTGCCAAATTAAGGAAGCTCCGACCTAGTTTCAAGGAGAGTGGAGGTTCTGTCACTGCTGGCAATGCTTCTAGTATAAG TGATGGTGCTGCCGCTTTAGTTTTGGTGAGTGGAGAGACGGTACTAAAGCTTGGATTGGAAGTGATTGCAAAGATCAGTGGGTATGCTGATGCTGCTCAG GCTCCAGAATTCTTTACAACAGCTCCTTCTCTAGCAATTCCAAAAGCTATTTCAAATGCTGGCTTGGAGGCCTCTCAAATtgatttttatgaaataaatgaaGCCTTTGCT GTTGTGGCCCTTGCAAATCAGAAACTGCTTGGACTTAATCCT gAGAAAGTTAATGTGCATGGTGGAGCTGTATCCTTGGGACATCCTCTTGGTTGCAGTGGAGCTCGTATCTTGGTCACACTATTGGGG GTACTGAAGCAGAAAAATGGGAAATACGGTGTTGGTGGTGTTTGCAATGGAGGAGGTGGTGCATCTGCTCTTGTTTTAGAGCTTGTGTAG